A region of Vitis riparia cultivar Riparia Gloire de Montpellier isolate 1030 chromosome 1, EGFV_Vit.rip_1.0, whole genome shotgun sequence DNA encodes the following proteins:
- the LOC117925880 gene encoding nudix hydrolase 25 encodes MEGLPSGYRPNVGVCLINSDDQVFVASRLNVPGAWQMPQGGIEDGEEPKSAAMRELREETGIVSAEIIAEVPNWLTYDFPPAVKAKVNRLWRGEWHGQAQKWFLMRLTKDDSEVNLASGEAEPEFSEWKWSNPEEVIEQAVDYKRPTYEEVMKTFRPYFSGNANSAKCRSAKW; translated from the exons ATGGAGGGACTCCCTTCCGGTTACCGGCCGAATGTTGGAGTTTGCCTCATCAACTCCGACGATCAG gtTTTTGTGGCTTCCAGATTGAATGTTCCAGGTGCATGGCAGATGCCTCAG GGGGGTATTGAAGATGGTGAAGAACCCAAGTCTGCAGCCATGAGGGAATTGAGAGAAGAAACTGGAATAGTGTCTGCCGAAATTATTGCTGAG GTCCCAAATTGGTTGACGTATGACTTCCCTCCTGCTGTGAAGGCCAAAGTCAATCGCCTGTGGCGAGGTGAATGGCATGGTCAGGCGCAGAAGTG GTTCCTTATGAGATTAACAAAAGACGACAGTGAAGTCAACTTAGCGAGTGGTGAAGCAGAACCAGAATTCTCAGAGTGGAAATGGTCAAACCCTGAAGAAGTTATTGAGCAG GCAGTGGACTACAAGAGGCCGACATATGAGGAAGTGATGAAAACCTTCAGACCTTACTTCAGTGGGAATGCAAACTCTGCCAAATGTAGATCAGCAAAATGGTGA